The Altererythrobacter sp. H2 genomic sequence GGCTGGATGAGGACGCGCGCGCCGTCCGCAGCGTCGTGGTGAAGGCCGAGGATCCCGAGGCGCTGCTGTTCGATGCTCTTCCAGAGGCATTCGGCGAGAGATTGACGCCGGACCTCGTGTTCAAGGGACTGCTCGCATGCGAGGCAGCATATCCATGCCTCCTCGTGGAATTGCGCCAAGCGCTCGCGCGAGCACTCGGTGTCGAGGTGGAATCCTTCAGCGGTATTTCCGATAGGGTCGCATCGGTGAGGGGCCTCACGAACGACTATGCATTCGATGCGTTCGCGGACCGTGCGGCCGCGATCGAGCAGGGAACTGGCGACCTCGAAAGCCTGGTCAGCGTTCTTCTGCACCGACCCGCCCGGAACTGGTCTGATCGCGACCGCGAAGAGGCCCTGACGGAGATTGCCCGCTTTGGCCGGCGTTTCAGGGAGCTAGAGGCGCTAGCGGTTGTGCGCGATCGCCAGTCGCATACCGAAGCCCTCGCCTTGGTCGTTGGGCTCGATCCGAAAACTCCGCCACTGCTGCGCCGCTTCGTTCTGAACGACAAGGAAAAGAAGGCGGCGGCGAGCTTGGCGGACCGTGTCGTCGCCGACCTGCGAGCCGACGAAAAAACGGGACGGCTTCGCCTTGCGGCGCTCGCTCGGGCAGTCGCGATGCTGGCGGCCGAGACGGACGACGAGGTGGAAGCCGCATGAGCCATGAGCGCCACATTCTAGGTCTTTCGGGCGGCCGGGACAGCGCCGCGCTGGCGGTCTACATGCGTCAATATCGGCCCGAGCTGCCGATCGAATATTTCTTCACCGACACCGGCAAAGAGCTACCCGAAGTCTACAAGTTCCTCGACAAGCTGGAGGGCTTTCTTGGCCGCCCGATCGAGAGGCTGAACCCCGATCGCGACTTCGATTTTTGGCTCGAGGAATATGGCAACTTCCTCCCATCACCACGCACGCGCTGGTGTACCCGCCAGCTCAAGCTGCGCCCTTTGGAACATTGGCTCCGCGCCGATCTCGACAGTGGCACTATCGTTCATTCCTACGTTGCGATCCGCGCGGACGAACCAAGCCGTGAGGGGTATCAAGCCACGCATCCAAACATGCGGGTTCACCTCCCGTTGAGAGACGCCGGCATCGATCGACCGGGTGTGCTTGAGATCCTCGACCAGTCGGATGTCGGCGAACCTGAATATTATCAGTGGCGTTCACGATCGGGCTGCACGTTCTGCTTCTTCCAACAGAAGATCGAATGGGTTCGGCTTTCCGAGGAACATCCGGACCGCTTTGCCGAAGCCGTAGACTACGAAAAGACCGCACTTCGTGATGGCTCGCCTTTCACCTGGAGCCAGGGGGAGAGCCTTACAGAGCTCATCGAGCCTGCGCGGGTAGAGCAGATCAAAAGCGACTATCAAAAGCGGCGCGAGCGACTGTTCCGCAATCGTCGTGTAAACCCGCTTTCGGCCAACACAGCCGAAACGATCGATGACGTCTACGGCATCGATGAGGGATCGAGTAGCTGCGTCATCTGCCACAAGTGATTACGCGCCGACTGCAGCCTCAATTGCTGCTGCAAATGCGACACCATCGGCCGGGCGACGTCCTTTACCGTGCTGTAGCGCCTGTTGGATCGGAGAGAACAACCACTCAGGCCCAGTCCAGTCATCCTGAGTGATTATTCCGCTGGGATGACGACCGGTGGCAACATACCAAAATACCGACGCCAACTGATAGACGTCGGACGCGGGGCAGATCACGTCACCCTGCCCGAGCCGACGATTATGGGCTTCCGGTGAGAGCCAATATTTTGGACCTATCGCCTGTTCATTTGGCGTAAGGTCGAGCTCGGGCCGGTCAGAAAAGCGACATAGCCCATAGTCACTGAGCAGCCATCGATCGCCCGAGATCAGGATATTCTCTGGCTTGATGTCACGATGCACTGCCTTCGCGTGGAGATCGGCCAACCCTCTCGCAAGTCCGCGGAACTGACCCACGTAGATTTCTGGGGCAATTGGGGAACTCTTGGCAAAATCGGACAAACTGCTTTCCGCCAGCTCCATGACCAAGAACGGACAGCGAATTCCACGGGAGTTTTGGATATGACGCGTTTTGCCCGTTCCGCGGTAGCGCACAATGTGCTCGTGCTTCAGCTCCTTGAGGAGCCTGACCTCACGGAAGAACCTTTGCAGGACCTTTCCACGGGGGAACATAAGGAACTTCACCGCATATTCCGTGCCCGAGCTTCGTTCGACGCACCTGAATACCGAACCGTTGCCGCCACGAGCGAGCCAATCGCCGAGAATGTAGGTGCGGCCGTCCTCGGCGACTAAAGTGTCATCGATCTCAAAGTAGCGGCCTTGCTTAAGCTCGTCGGGATCAAAGTAGATCAGGCTGGTCATCGTCGGCCTCGGAGGGGCGATGGATTACCCGCCAACCCGGTTCAGTCGCACAATCGGGATGAATCCAGCAAACATTGTAAGTCTGGAAGACCACCTCTCCGTCCCCCCAGGCAAGAAGTGCCCCGTCATCTTGATCGACGGCTTCATTGCATGCGGGACAGTCGTGCTCGGTGGGCGGGCACATTCCGCCGCCATCCGCCTTCGTGTAGTCATCCATTATACGATAGAAAATCTTACGCTCGTCACCAGTTGGTGGGGCGGCACGATAGGTCCCTCCGATGACGGCCTTCAAGAAATCTGCGCGCCAGCGACGGCTAGATGCGGAATTGGCTTGGGAAACACACTTGATCGCATATTCGCTCAGGATATCGACGTCCGCCTCTGGCCGTATGCCATCGTCGAGCCCCCGCAGGTCATTGATCAGGGCGTCGAGAGGCTTTTCCCCTAGCGCATGACCATCGCTTAGAAGCTCGTCGATCGCGACAAAAAGGCTATAGAAGTCCGCCTTTTGTCGGAAGCGTGTGCCCTTAATGCCACCTCTCCAACCCTCGAAAATCTTGGAGAGATCAGCGATGACGGCCTTGAACCGCTTGATGATCGCCTTGCGGTCGTCGGCCGGCCAACTGGTATGTGTGATATAGAAGTCGTCTAAGGTATCCTTCTTGTCCTGGATGCCGCCGATGAGTGCCGCCAGGATCTCCGATACATACTCTGCGTCCGCATAGCGCCTGCGATCCGTCGCCGTGAAAACGCCCGCGTCCTCAAAAAATTCCGCTACGGACAGCTCTTCAGCTACATCTAGGAAATCCCCCGGATAGTCAGCCCGCCGCAGCTCCTGGCGTGTGAGCGGCACCGTGTATTTGTTCACGCGCATGTAGACGTCGCGCACCTCACGGTCGCTTGGGTTATCCGCTTCATTAAAATCAATGCGGTAACGCAAGAATTTGTCGGTCTCGTCTTCGTTAAAGTCTGAGAAGCGTTTGCCGAGGAATGGCCCAATGTAGGGAGATTCAAGATGAAACTCATCCCGCAGGAAAGCCAGGATTGTCGAAATCCGTTGCTGTCCATCGATAACGACGCGGTGGACGCTCCCACCCTTGATCGTCTTGGCGAGGAAAATCTTAGGTAGCGGAATGTCGCTAAGTATTGAATCGATGAGCATTATCTTGGCGCTTTGCGCCCACACTTCGCGGCGTTGGAAATCTGGTTGCAGCTCAAGACGGCCTGCATCGCTCCAATCGCGCACGTCTGCAATTGGATGGGGGCTGATGTTCCAATGAACCATCTATCGTATCACCTGTCTGCTGGTCTCATTTTTCCGAGTGCTATGCATTTCCTTCACTCGTGATGATCGCTTCGACGACGGCATCGATGTCGTCATCCGATAGGAACGGCGCCTGCGCATAGATGATCGAAGGTTCGCCGCTCAATCGGGCCGCCAAGTGACCGAGGCCGAGCAACTGCTCGGCGCCTTTGACGCCAAGCGCGATCTCCGACGTGCCCACGCTTGCGACCTTGAGGATCAAACGGTTGCCGAGATTATCGCGCAATTGCATCGGCATGACGTTTGCGTCGGGCCTCTGCGCAGCAAAGATAAGATGCATACCGGCAGCGCGTGCCTTCACGCCAAGCCGCGACACGTTCGCGGTCACCGCCGCTTTGTAGTCCTCGGTGAGCATCCACTCAGCAAACTCATCATGGACAAGGAACACGTAGGGCAGCCTGTCCGCAGCGGTGACCTTGGTGTTGTAAGCGCGGATGTCTCGGGCGCCGTTTGTGCGGAACAGCTCGTAACGCCGCTC encodes the following:
- a CDS encoding phosphoadenosine phosphosulfate reductase family protein, which encodes MSHERHILGLSGGRDSAALAVYMRQYRPELPIEYFFTDTGKELPEVYKFLDKLEGFLGRPIERLNPDRDFDFWLEEYGNFLPSPRTRWCTRQLKLRPLEHWLRADLDSGTIVHSYVAIRADEPSREGYQATHPNMRVHLPLRDAGIDRPGVLEILDQSDVGEPEYYQWRSRSGCTFCFFQQKIEWVRLSEEHPDRFAEAVDYEKTALRDGSPFTWSQGESLTELIEPARVEQIKSDYQKRRERLFRNRRVNPLSANTAETIDDVYGIDEGSSSCVICHK
- a CDS encoding serine/threonine-protein kinase → MTSLIYFDPDELKQGRYFEIDDTLVAEDGRTYILGDWLARGGNGSVFRCVERSSGTEYAVKFLMFPRGKVLQRFFREVRLLKELKHEHIVRYRGTGKTRHIQNSRGIRCPFLVMELAESSLSDFAKSSPIAPEIYVGQFRGLARGLADLHAKAVHRDIKPENILISGDRWLLSDYGLCRFSDRPELDLTPNEQAIGPKYWLSPEAHNRRLGQGDVICPASDVYQLASVFWYVATGRHPSGIITQDDWTGPEWLFSPIQQALQHGKGRRPADGVAFAAAIEAAVGA
- a CDS encoding DUF262 domain-containing protein, which produces MVHWNISPHPIADVRDWSDAGRLELQPDFQRREVWAQSAKIMLIDSILSDIPLPKIFLAKTIKGGSVHRVVIDGQQRISTILAFLRDEFHLESPYIGPFLGKRFSDFNEDETDKFLRYRIDFNEADNPSDREVRDVYMRVNKYTVPLTRQELRRADYPGDFLDVAEELSVAEFFEDAGVFTATDRRRYADAEYVSEILAALIGGIQDKKDTLDDFYITHTSWPADDRKAIIKRFKAVIADLSKIFEGWRGGIKGTRFRQKADFYSLFVAIDELLSDGHALGEKPLDALINDLRGLDDGIRPEADVDILSEYAIKCVSQANSASSRRWRADFLKAVIGGTYRAAPPTGDERKIFYRIMDDYTKADGGGMCPPTEHDCPACNEAVDQDDGALLAWGDGEVVFQTYNVCWIHPDCATEPGWRVIHRPSEADDDQPDLL